A stretch of the Fusobacterium varium genome encodes the following:
- a CDS encoding polysaccharide deacetylase — protein MNILMALSQLEVTGAEVYGVTLSDELIKRGNNVIIVSDTLTKESKAKYIKLEFNKRGLSERINQIKTLLKIIKENDIHVVHAHSRASSWSSQIACKIAGIPLITSTHGRQPIHLSRKIFKAFGDLTIPVCENIQTHLINELGVSSKNTVVLRNPINTLEYPFVPQKKDGSKKILSIIGRLSGPKGEVAYKLLELLADMENLEIRLIGGKDIPEKFQKFFKNENIKFMGYVNDVPEKIKESDIVAGAGRVAVEGILSGKPVIAIGEAKYIGLITNNNLYEALASNFGDIEFKNSENFNWNQLKTDVESAFTLTEKELFDLRNSIEKEFDLNIITDKIEKIYARLYVLKKKYDIPVIMYHRVVNNENEGGVHGTYITAKKFDEHMKYLKEHDYEPITFKELLKLNYRNRFNNGKKYIILTFDDGYEDNYKIAFPILKKYQFKCIIYLVSHLNYNKWDVEVPENPEKKFPLMTWGMIKEMQEYGIEFGGHTMTHQKLAHIPFEQAKEEITKSTQFLEEKLEEKLVCFAYPYGDLNEQVKEFVRNSSYSFAVATDSGDLSFSEDLFQIRRIGIFPTNNMLSFKRKVHGNYNFIKLRREQKSSKS, from the coding sequence ATGAATATTCTTATGGCGCTTTCTCAGCTGGAAGTAACTGGAGCAGAGGTTTATGGTGTTACTCTTAGTGATGAACTTATTAAAAGAGGGAACAATGTAATTATAGTTTCAGATACTCTTACTAAAGAGAGTAAAGCTAAATATATAAAATTAGAATTTAATAAAAGAGGACTCAGTGAACGTATAAATCAAATAAAAACTCTTTTAAAAATAATAAAAGAAAATGATATCCATGTAGTTCATGCACATTCAAGAGCTTCTTCATGGAGCTCTCAAATAGCATGTAAAATTGCTGGAATACCTCTTATTACATCTACACATGGAAGACAGCCAATACATTTAAGCAGAAAAATATTTAAAGCATTTGGAGATTTAACCATTCCTGTATGTGAAAATATTCAGACACATTTGATAAATGAGCTTGGAGTTTCTTCCAAAAATACTGTGGTATTGAGAAATCCTATCAATACTTTAGAATACCCTTTTGTGCCTCAAAAAAAAGATGGGAGCAAAAAAATTCTTTCTATAATTGGAAGACTTTCTGGGCCTAAAGGAGAAGTAGCTTATAAGTTACTGGAACTACTTGCTGATATGGAAAATCTGGAAATAAGATTGATTGGTGGAAAGGATATTCCTGAAAAATTTCAAAAATTCTTTAAAAATGAAAATATAAAATTTATGGGATATGTAAATGATGTTCCTGAAAAAATAAAAGAATCTGATATTGTTGCAGGTGCTGGAAGAGTAGCAGTTGAGGGAATCTTATCCGGAAAGCCTGTCATAGCTATTGGTGAAGCAAAATATATTGGACTTATTACAAATAATAATCTATATGAGGCTCTTGCTTCAAATTTTGGTGATATAGAATTTAAAAATTCTGAGAATTTTAACTGGAATCAGTTAAAAACTGATGTAGAATCAGCTTTCACTCTTACTGAAAAAGAATTGTTTGATTTGAGAAACAGTATAGAAAAAGAATTTGATTTGAATATAATCACAGATAAAATTGAAAAGATATATGCCAGATTATATGTTCTTAAAAAAAAATATGATATTCCTGTAATTATGTATCATAGAGTAGTTAATAATGAAAATGAAGGCGGAGTTCATGGTACATATATTACTGCAAAAAAATTTGATGAACATATGAAATATCTTAAAGAACATGACTATGAGCCTATAACATTTAAAGAACTTTTAAAGCTAAACTATAGAAATAGATTCAACAATGGAAAAAAATATATTATACTTACCTTCGATGATGGATATGAAGATAATTATAAAATTGCATTTCCTATCTTGAAAAAATATCAATTTAAGTGTATTATATATTTAGTATCGCACTTAAATTATAATAAATGGGATGTTGAAGTTCCTGAAAATCCTGAAAAAAAATTCCCACTTATGACTTGGGGTATGATAAAGGAAATGCAGGAATATGGTATAGAATTTGGTGGTCATACTATGACACATCAAAAACTTGCTCATATACCTTTTGAGCAGGCAAAAGAAGAAATAACTAAATCTACTCAATTTTTAGAAGAAAAATTAGAAGAAAAACTTGTATGTTTTGCTTATCCTTATGGAGATCTTAATGAACAGGTTAAAGAATTTGTCAGAAATTCTAGTTATTCTTTTGCTGTGGCAACTGATTCAGGAGATTTATCTTTTTCTGAAGACTTATTTCAAATCAGAAGAATAGGTATCTTTCCTACAAATAATATGTTAAGTTTCAAAAGAAAAGTACATGGAAATTACAATTTTATCAAACTTAGAAGAGAACAGAAATCCTCTAAGTCTTAA
- a CDS encoding outer membrane protein yields MKKIFTLLSAFVLCSSLSLAQGENEFQIKALAKNKNKFQVGAAVGVTNHFFKGDSLTYPIPVLDVRYDDFYIAGITMGYDMYSEDDFTLSLFVNPLDGFPIKGSKLDHGYRTIDDRKPQVSIGVALSYDLNFYDMTALVAFSGGERGVKGSARIIKPYRVTDNFILLPSFGASIYSSNYVDYYFGIDSNELGGKITDTYSPDTAYSLGLSLAAEYYLNDKITLLAFLSADRFSSEIGDSPIIDNNKLIMVGAGVKYSF; encoded by the coding sequence ATGAAAAAAATATTTACTTTACTTTCTGCTTTCGTTTTATGTTCATCTCTAAGCTTGGCTCAAGGTGAAAATGAATTTCAAATTAAAGCTTTAGCAAAAAACAAAAATAAATTCCAGGTTGGTGCTGCTGTAGGTGTTACTAATCATTTCTTCAAAGGAGATTCTCTTACTTACCCAATTCCTGTATTAGATGTCAGATATGATGATTTTTATATAGCTGGAATTACTATGGGATATGATATGTATAGTGAAGATGATTTTACCCTGTCATTATTTGTTAATCCTCTTGATGGCTTTCCTATAAAAGGAAGCAAATTAGATCATGGATATAGAACTATTGATGATAGAAAACCTCAAGTATCTATTGGAGTAGCCTTATCATATGATTTAAATTTCTATGATATGACTGCTTTAGTTGCTTTCTCTGGCGGAGAAAGAGGAGTAAAAGGAAGTGCTCGTATAATCAAACCTTATAGAGTTACTGATAACTTTATATTGCTTCCATCATTTGGAGCAAGTATATATTCATCTAATTATGTTGACTACTACTTTGGAATAGACAGCAATGAACTAGGTGGAAAAATAACTGATACTTATTCACCAGATACTGCTTACTCTTTAGGCCTTAGCTTAGCTGCTGAATATTATCTGAATGATAAAATCACACTTTTAGCTTTTCTGTCTGCTGACAGGTTCTCTTCTGAAATTGGAGATTCTCCTATCATAGATAATAACAAGCTTATTATGGTTGGAGCTGGAGTAAAATATTCATTCTAA
- a CDS encoding putative cobalamin binding protein — MKDILEIISEKLINGESKEIEKLTEEALSKGITPRDILTDSLLKGMTRAGEMFKEKTLTMYDVLEAAKTMEKSIKILKPYLKDGDMIKKGKILIGTVHGDFHDIGKNFCILMLESNGFEMIDMGVDVTSERIEEEIIKHSPDILMLSAMLTPTLESMKMTIKYLKDKGMTENIKIMVGGAPLTEEIAKSMGVAYSADAVSAVEVAEKLLNV, encoded by the coding sequence ATGAAAGATATTTTAGAAATAATTTCAGAGAAATTAATAAATGGTGAAAGTAAAGAAATTGAAAAATTAACAGAAGAGGCTTTAAGTAAAGGAATCACACCTAGAGATATATTAACTGATTCATTATTGAAAGGTATGACTAGAGCAGGAGAAATGTTTAAGGAAAAAACTCTCACTATGTATGACGTATTGGAAGCAGCAAAGACAATGGAAAAAAGTATAAAAATATTAAAGCCTTATCTTAAAGATGGGGATATGATAAAAAAAGGTAAAATATTAATAGGAACTGTGCATGGAGACTTTCATGATATAGGAAAAAATTTTTGTATATTAATGTTGGAAAGCAATGGATTTGAAATGATAGATATGGGAGTGGATGTGACTTCAGAAAGAATAGAGGAAGAAATTATAAAACATTCTCCAGATATATTAATGCTTTCTGCAATGTTGACCCCTACATTGGAATCTATGAAAATGACTATTAAATATCTTAAAGATAAAGGAATGACAGAGAATATAAAAATAATGGTAGGTGGAGCTCCTTTAACTGAAGAAATAGCAAAAAGTATGGGGGTTGCTTATTCAGCAGATGCAGTAAGTGCAGTGGAAGTTGCAGAAAAGTTATTAAATGTATAA
- a CDS encoding autotransporter, whose product MIKEMEKALKRYLKGKNRITMGVVVAFLLGSSFSYGDVTIKYEDSTIKILDNSGTITEIGTVTKNSADEFIWTIPEGTNITETVKIDDTVNTNSIKVNIVNNGNISGSSNGGDNSGNGIYSYSDTSNSIVGNIINNGSISGSSNGGDNSGNGIYSYSDTSNSIIGNIINNGSISGSISGYGYYSGNGICLLGPSSSTTTGNIINYGTISGSETNNGRSYVGIGILVYSEIGFTKVGDIRNYGTISGTLGNGIFSFSEGLVTIGAITNSGIISSVSENGIYSASNAESSNIGYIVNSGVIMGKNNGIYIYGDSNSGIANYNNHGLVIGQTPVKIEGSGTPINNPEGQGMAVTLDGSGNISSIARGNGTGVSAEGYSIINATSQNSGVDAYNEYTNDENISNSIINGAGVNSGTVTIEADKNFSLNDGIINAYKTAVTVKDGASFTGTDVTINGGGLDRTTPVISGDSGANTVNISGNSFINGKVDLGDGDDILSIGNSTQINGDIDGGTGTDTLDFGSAIARAVGNDNINLFHKISNVEEININQKVTAFETSEITGAKNINIGKNGELVLRIDGANSNKHALSNGNSSGTIDSDGGKLLLALNGVSDGSTIDMGMNLGDGIYGVENPDIEYRDLFTLDTTSYLHSIRKTPGSSTITVETKSTLPLSPTTPEYTNYEKLNKIYQSMRVVDGVKEFNVDTDEKLSSFMGYLNDIYAGNPYSYSSELSRKSMGMFRDIAVENQFKADTGKWMIYGGLTHIDGGTKDTYYGKGYYTYDIGSSDIDSDTKITGAYMLGEYGVSDDFKAGVVVGGNKLKSDLSNDSKVDGDALYIGGYAKKYLGNLKVTAGAGFQYGDYDADRLAINNVASDKAEPVMKYSDNYNDISYDIYLNGRYSHNIGDNLYLEPYGTLSYTYVKQDGADEGNKTLAIETDSQSFDYTSAKVGLDLKKVIPHEKGKSTLSVGASYTRLLNGADEEYITGRFKGGSDFDILVAHKNEHSLGLNAKYTLELENGILFDVKGSYAVERDSHNQSGKNKTKGEWIVGAGVGYKF is encoded by the coding sequence ATGATTAAAGAAATGGAGAAAGCTTTAAAAAGATATCTAAAGGGAAAGAATAGAATAACAATGGGAGTAGTAGTAGCTTTTTTATTAGGAAGCAGTTTTTCATATGGAGATGTTACGATAAAATATGAAGATTCAACTATTAAAATACTAGATAATTCAGGAACTATTACAGAAATTGGAACAGTAACAAAAAATTCTGCTGATGAATTTATTTGGACAATACCAGAAGGAACAAATATAACTGAAACTGTAAAAATAGATGATACAGTAAATACAAATAGCATTAAAGTAAATATAGTGAATAATGGAAATATAAGTGGAAGCAGTAATGGTGGAGATAATTCAGGAAATGGGATTTATTCTTATTCTGATACTTCAAATAGTATAGTAGGAAATATAATAAATAATGGAAGTATAAGTGGAAGCAGTAATGGTGGAGATAATTCAGGAAATGGGATTTATTCTTATTCTGATACTTCAAATAGTATAATAGGAAATATAATAAATAATGGAAGTATAAGTGGTAGTATCTCAGGATATGGATATTATTCAGGAAATGGAATTTGTCTTCTAGGTCCTTCAAGCAGTACTACAACAGGAAATATAATAAACTATGGAACTATTAGTGGTAGTGAAACAAACAATGGGAGAAGTTATGTAGGAATTGGAATATTGGTTTACTCTGAAATAGGTTTTACTAAAGTAGGAGATATAAGAAATTATGGAACTATTAGTGGTACTTTAGGAAATGGAATTTTTTCTTTTTCTGAGGGATTAGTTACAATAGGAGCAATAACAAATAGTGGAATTATTAGCAGCGTTTCAGAAAATGGAATATATTCTGCTAGCAATGCTGAAAGTAGTAACATAGGATATATAGTAAATAGTGGTGTTATAATGGGAAAAAATAATGGAATTTATATTTATGGAGACTCTAATTCAGGAATTGCTAACTACAATAACCATGGACTTGTAATAGGACAGACACCAGTTAAAATTGAAGGTAGCGGAACACCGATTAATAATCCAGAAGGACAGGGAATGGCTGTAACTCTTGATGGAAGTGGAAATATATCCTCTATTGCTCGTGGAAACGGAACTGGAGTAAGTGCAGAAGGATATTCTATAATAAATGCAACTTCACAAAATAGTGGAGTGGACGCATACAATGAATATACAAATGATGAAAATATTTCAAATTCTATTATCAATGGTGCTGGTGTAAATAGTGGAACAGTGACAATAGAAGCAGATAAGAATTTTTCACTTAATGATGGAATTATCAATGCCTATAAAACTGCTGTTACAGTTAAAGATGGAGCTTCATTTACTGGTACAGATGTAACAATCAATGGTGGGGGCTTAGATAGAACTACTCCTGTTATTTCTGGAGATTCAGGAGCTAATACAGTAAATATATCTGGAAATTCTTTTATCAATGGAAAAGTTGATTTAGGAGATGGAGATGATATTTTATCTATTGGAAATTCCACTCAAATAAATGGAGATATAGATGGTGGAACAGGAACTGATACTCTTGATTTTGGTTCAGCTATTGCTAGAGCAGTGGGAAATGATAATATAAATCTTTTCCATAAAATATCAAATGTGGAAGAAATAAATATAAATCAGAAAGTAACTGCATTTGAAACTTCTGAAATTACAGGAGCAAAAAATATTAATATTGGTAAAAATGGGGAGCTTGTATTAAGAATAGATGGAGCAAATAGTAATAAACATGCACTTTCCAATGGAAATAGTAGTGGAACAATAGACTCAGATGGTGGAAAACTTCTTCTTGCGCTTAATGGAGTATCTGATGGAAGTACAATAGATATGGGAATGAATCTTGGAGATGGGATATATGGAGTGGAAAATCCAGACATAGAATATAGAGATTTATTTACTTTAGATACAACTTCATATTTACATTCTATTAGAAAAACTCCTGGTTCTTCAACAATAACAGTTGAAACTAAATCTACACTTCCACTGTCACCAACAACACCTGAATATACAAATTATGAGAAATTAAATAAAATATATCAAAGTATGAGGGTTGTAGATGGTGTAAAAGAATTTAATGTAGATACTGATGAAAAACTCTCATCATTTATGGGATACTTAAATGACATCTATGCAGGAAATCCATACTCATATTCTTCTGAATTATCAAGAAAATCAATGGGAATGTTCAGAGATATAGCTGTAGAAAATCAGTTTAAAGCTGATACAGGAAAATGGATGATATATGGTGGACTTACTCATATAGATGGAGGAACTAAAGATACATATTATGGAAAAGGATATTATACTTATGATATAGGAAGTTCTGATATAGATTCTGATACAAAAATCACAGGAGCATATATGCTTGGAGAGTATGGAGTATCTGATGACTTTAAGGCTGGAGTAGTAGTTGGAGGAAACAAGCTTAAATCTGATTTGTCTAATGACTCAAAAGTTGATGGAGATGCGCTGTATATTGGAGGATATGCTAAGAAGTATCTTGGAAATCTAAAAGTAACAGCAGGAGCAGGATTCCAGTATGGAGATTATGATGCTGATAGATTAGCCATAAATAATGTGGCTTCTGATAAAGCAGAACCAGTAATGAAATATTCAGATAATTATAATGATATATCTTATGACATCTATTTAAATGGAAGATATTCACATAATATTGGAGATAATCTATACTTAGAACCTTATGGAACACTGTCATATACATATGTAAAACAGGATGGAGCAGATGAGGGAAATAAAACTCTAGCAATAGAAACAGATTCACAATCATTTGATTATACATCAGCTAAAGTGGGATTAGACCTTAAAAAAGTGATACCACATGAAAAAGGAAAGAGTACATTATCAGTTGGGGCAAGCTATACAAGACTGCTTAATGGAGCAGATGAAGAATATATCACAGGAAGATTTAAAGGTGGAAGCGACTTTGATATCTTAGTAGCTCATAAGAATGAACATAGCTTAGGATTGAATGCTAAATATACACTTGAACTGGAAAATGGAATCTTGTTTGATGTAAAGGGAAGCTATGCAGTAGAAAGAGATTCACATAATCAATCTGGAAAGAATAAGACAAAAGGTGAATGGATAGTAGGAGCTGGAGTAGGGTATAAATTTTAA
- a CDS encoding putative transposase, with amino-acid sequence MQKPTNNNIFFQLNQPKLFNFLQYEISDNDPVRKLSSILEGLDFSSLMQVFSYKTKVHPIRMFSIIVYAYSRNLTSTRDIEMACHENIKFRFLLQDSKIPDHSTISRFLVKTEDILPDLFEQFVEKIFEMENISTETIYIDGTKIEAYANKYTFVWKKSIEKYRTRLDEKILELISNFNDDFNLQSENKLFRKDGLELEFLYSNKNNTVQYFWNPETNKKIKYNARFRILSNKSKENVSSNYGKQLRMNRSIQVEGAFAVLKEDMKLRKLKVRSKKSVLREICLFCIAYNFNRYLSRNINNRLGTTLHSLKVA; translated from the coding sequence ATGCAAAAACCAACTAATAATAACATTTTTTTTCAATTAAATCAACCTAAACTTTTTAACTTTTTACAATATGAAATTTCTGATAATGATCCTGTAAGAAAACTTAGCTCAATATTGGAGGGATTAGATTTTAGTAGTTTAATGCAAGTATTTTCTTACAAAACAAAGGTACATCCTATCAGAATGTTTTCTATCATTGTTTATGCCTATTCGCGCAATTTAACTTCTACTAGAGATATAGAAATGGCTTGCCATGAAAATATTAAATTTAGGTTTCTTTTACAAGATTCTAAAATTCCTGATCACTCTACTATTTCTAGATTCTTAGTAAAAACTGAAGATATTCTTCCAGATCTATTTGAACAATTCGTTGAAAAAATTTTTGAAATGGAAAATATTTCCACTGAAACAATATATATTGATGGCACTAAAATTGAAGCATATGCTAATAAATATACATTTGTTTGGAAAAAATCTATTGAGAAATATAGAACTAGATTAGATGAAAAAATTCTTGAATTAATTTCAAATTTTAATGATGATTTCAACTTACAATCTGAAAATAAGCTATTTAGAAAAGACGGATTAGAATTAGAATTTCTATACTCTAACAAAAATAATACAGTTCAATATTTTTGGAATCCTGAAACTAACAAAAAAATTAAGTACAATGCGAGATTTAGAATTTTATCAAATAAATCAAAAGAGAATGTATCAAGCAATTATGGAAAACAATTAAGAATGAACAGAAGTATTCAAGTAGAAGGTGCTTTTGCAGTTTTGAAAGAAGATATGAAATTGCGAAAATTAAAAGTTCGAAGTAAAAAAAGTGTTTTAAGAGAAATATGTTTGTTTTGTATCGCTTACAACTTCAACAGATATCTAAGCAGAAATATAAATAATCGCTTAGGAACAACACTTCACTCATTAAAAGTAGCTTAG
- a CDS encoding histidinol phosphatase translates to MVEFQKLSPFFFPFIDSDSRFAGDFYYDLHIHTTASDSFIKPDFLKNFVKNKRYLLSVTDHNEIRGAVELYEKGIGVVPGIELGCEDGFELLVYFKKMSDLEEFYIKEVEQYKNIKRMAKTHRNIYEYMDVLQEWECHKSIPHICGIVQKNFINNKPYIYDIIKLVDSLETHNHALSLIRNLEAAELRERYGLTATFGSDAHIIREAISYYKYSNMDQKNGDKVMDYLYKIGSVSGIGQKHLLHLIKNTIL, encoded by the coding sequence ATGGTAGAATTTCAAAAACTGTCTCCTTTCTTTTTTCCATTTATAGATAGTGACAGTAGATTTGCAGGGGATTTTTATTACGATCTTCATATACATACAACAGCTTCAGACAGCTTTATAAAACCAGATTTTCTAAAAAACTTTGTTAAAAATAAAAGATATCTATTGTCAGTTACAGACCACAATGAAATAAGAGGAGCAGTAGAACTTTATGAAAAAGGAATAGGAGTAGTTCCGGGAATTGAATTAGGATGTGAGGATGGCTTTGAGCTTTTGGTTTATTTCAAAAAAATGTCTGATTTAGAAGAATTTTATATAAAAGAAGTAGAACAATATAAAAATATAAAAAGAATGGCAAAAACTCACAGAAATATATATGAATATATGGATGTGCTTCAAGAGTGGGAATGTCACAAATCAATTCCACATATATGTGGAATTGTTCAAAAGAATTTTATAAACAACAAACCATATATTTATGATATCATAAAATTAGTAGACTCTTTGGAAACACACAACCATGCTCTTTCTCTTATTAGAAATCTGGAAGCTGCTGAACTGCGGGAAAGATATGGGCTTACTGCCACTTTCGGCAGTGACGCTCATATCATCAGAGAAGCAATATCCTATTATAAATATTCCAATATGGATCAGAAGAATGGTGATAAGGTAATGGATTATCTTTATAAGATTGGCAGTGTAAGTGGTATAGGGCAAAAACATCTGCTCCATCTCATTAAAAATACCATATTGTAG
- a CDS encoding putative acetyltransferase — protein sequence MKKLLIWGAGDQGAVTLDCALAMNKYSKIDMLDFKEKGHRQIPDFLIYEENKEDIEKLMKLYDEVIVATGDNELRKIKTMKLISMGISLATIIHPTAIINLSAKISQGTTILAGAVININSEIGIGCIINTQTVIEHDCIIKNFTNICPKVSIAGHVNVGERVFMGIGSTVINNIKIGKGSIIGAGATVIKNIPENVVAVGVPAKIIKKKL from the coding sequence ATGAAAAAACTGCTGATATGGGGAGCTGGAGATCAAGGAGCTGTAACACTGGACTGTGCTTTAGCAATGAATAAGTATAGTAAAATAGATATGTTGGATTTTAAAGAAAAGGGGCATCGTCAGATTCCTGATTTTCTAATTTATGAAGAAAACAAGGAAGATATTGAAAAACTTATGAAGCTTTATGATGAAGTCATTGTTGCAACAGGTGATAATGAGCTGCGTAAAATAAAAACAATGAAACTGATATCAATGGGAATATCTTTGGCAACTATTATTCATCCAACAGCTATTATAAATTTATCAGCTAAAATATCACAAGGTACTACCATACTGGCAGGTGCTGTAATAAATATAAATTCTGAGATAGGGATTGGGTGTATTATAAATACTCAGACAGTTATTGAACATGACTGTATTATTAAAAACTTTACAAATATATGTCCTAAAGTATCTATAGCAGGGCATGTCAATGTTGGTGAAAGAGTATTTATGGGAATAGGAAGCACAGTTATTAATAATATTAAAATTGGAAAAGGAAGTATTATTGGAGCTGGAGCTACTGTAATTAAAAATATTCCAGAAAATGTGGTTGCTGTGGGAGTTCCTGCAAAAATTATAAAGAAAAAGTTATGA
- a CDS encoding flavodoxin, translating into MRKYLIMLLLGIISVFSTYGAENNILVIYFSRTGTTKKVAEQIQKEINGDIFEIEIVNLYPEEYRATTDQAKKELAEGYLPPLKSKAENLDEYDTIFLGYPIWWGTMPMPVFSFLNENNLSGKKIIPFATHQGSGLGRSISDLTKAVPDGNVEKEGKAVRGSISESEIKEWLEKVLK; encoded by the coding sequence ATGAGAAAATATTTGATAATGCTTTTGCTTGGAATAATATCTGTTTTTTCAACATATGGAGCTGAAAATAATATATTGGTAATATATTTCAGTCGTACAGGGACTACAAAGAAAGTTGCTGAACAGATACAAAAAGAGATAAATGGAGATATATTTGAAATAGAAATTGTAAATCTGTATCCAGAAGAATACAGGGCAACAACAGATCAGGCTAAAAAAGAGCTGGCAGAGGGATATCTGCCTCCTTTAAAAAGTAAAGCAGAGAATTTAGATGAATATGACACAATCTTTTTAGGGTATCCAATTTGGTGGGGAACAATGCCGATGCCAGTTTTTAGTTTTTTAAATGAAAATAATCTCAGTGGAAAGAAGATCATTCCATTTGCAACTCATCAAGGAAGTGGACTAGGAAGAAGTATTTCAGATTTGACAAAAGCAGTACCTGATGGAAATGTAGAAAAAGAAGGAAAAGCAGTAAGAGGAAGTATTTCAGAAAGCGAAATAAAAGAATGGCTTGAGAAAGTATTAAAATAG
- a CDS encoding putative transcriptional regulator, translating into MEIRVLKYFLMTAREENITRAAALLHITQPTLSRQLMQLEEELGVKLFHRSRHRIILTDDGMLLKRRAEEIVSLADKTEREFSQKEENLVGELVIGSGELQSSQFLSMLLASFQKKHPQIYYEIYSGNSDNIKEKIERGVLDLGLLVEPVDITRYEFIRLPVKEEWGILINKDSELVKKKNVTSKDLINIPLIMTKRETLQKELKNWFGIHSEEIKIVASGNLLYNMAIMAKNRIGVVITPKLDCQYDGLSFIPLFPKLESTTVLVWKKNQAFSPVASAFIEYIKKYISGIFNDTN; encoded by the coding sequence ATGGAAATAAGAGTATTAAAATATTTTTTAATGACAGCAAGAGAAGAAAATATAACCAGAGCTGCTGCCCTTCTGCATATTACACAGCCTACCCTTTCAAGACAATTAATGCAGCTTGAGGAAGAACTTGGAGTAAAACTTTTTCACAGAAGCAGACATCGTATTATTTTAACTGATGATGGAATGTTACTAAAACGTAGAGCTGAGGAAATTGTTTCTCTTGCTGATAAGACAGAGCGTGAATTTTCTCAAAAAGAAGAAAATCTTGTTGGAGAACTTGTAATAGGGAGCGGAGAATTACAAAGTTCACAATTCTTATCTATGCTGCTTGCCTCATTTCAGAAAAAACATCCACAAATATATTATGAAATTTACAGTGGAAATTCAGATAATATTAAAGAAAAGATTGAAAGGGGAGTTCTTGATTTGGGATTGCTGGTTGAACCAGTTGATATTACTAGATATGAATTTATAAGACTTCCTGTAAAAGAAGAATGGGGTATACTTATAAATAAAGATTCAGAATTAGTCAAAAAAAAGAATGTGACTTCTAAAGATTTAATTAATATACCACTGATTATGACTAAACGTGAAACTTTGCAGAAAGAATTAAAAAACTGGTTTGGAATACATTCAGAAGAAATTAAAATTGTTGCCAGTGGAAATCTCTTATATAATATGGCCATTATGGCAAAAAATAGAATAGGAGTTGTAATTACACCAAAACTAGATTGTCAATATGATGGACTTTCTTTTATTCCTCTTTTCCCTAAATTAGAGTCAACAACAGTGCTGGTATGGAAAAAAAATCAGGCTTTTTCTCCAGTTGCATCAGCATTTATTGAATATATTAAAAAATACATTTCAGGCATTTTTAATGATACAAACTAA